The Paraburkholderia sp. PREW-6R genomic interval CCTGCTCAAAAGCGCCGGCGAAGTGCCCGCCGCGCCGCCCATACTCGCCGGTTGCGGACCGCTGCTCTATCTGTTGGGCTGGCAGTACGTGCGCGCCGGTGTGCCGATCCGCGCGCTGGTCGACACCACGCGTCATGAAGACCGCTGGCGCGCCAAACGCCATATGCTCGCGGCGTTGCGCGCGTGGCCGTTCCTGAGCAAAGGCCTGCAACTGATCCGCACGCTGCGCGAAGCGGGCGTGCCGATGTTCGAGGCGGCCGACGACTTGCGCGTGGAGTCGCGCATCGGCACGGATCACGTGGAGCGCGCCGCCGCATTGCGCTTCACGACACAGGGCGCCGCGCATCGCATCGAGGCCGACGTGATCCTGCTGCATCAGGGCGTGGTGCCGAACACGCAATTCACGCAGGCGCTGCGGGCCACGCACCGCTGGGACAACGGCCAGCTCTGCTTTACGCCGAAGGTCGACGGCTGGGGCGAACTCGACGTGCCGGGCATCTTCATCGCGGGCGACGGTGCGGGCATAGGCGGCGCGCAGGCGGCGGCCTTGCAGGGCATGCTGGCCGGCCTTGCGGCGGCCGCGCAACTCGGCGCGATGCCCGCCGCCGCGCGCGACGCCGAAGCAGCGCCTCACCGGCGCGCGCTCGCCGACGTGATGCGCATCCGGCCGTTTCTCGACAGTCTGTACCGTCCGCGCGACGTCAACCGCATTCCGCACGACGAAACCATCGTGTGCCGCTGCGAGGAGGTGACCGCGGGTGACTTGCGCAAGTTCGTCGCGCTCGGCTGCGTGGGACCGAACCAGGCCAAGTCATTCGGACGCTGCGGCATGGGGCCGTGTCAGGGTCGCATGTGCGGCCTCACGGTGACCGAGGTGATCGCCGATGCGCGCCGCGTGTCGCCCGCCGAAGTCGGCTACTACCGCATTCGTCCGCCGATCAAACCGCTCACGCTCGGAGAACTCGCCGGTGAATGACACGACCGACACGCAGGAAGCCGACGTCCTCGTGATCGGCGGCGGCTTGCACGGCACGAGCAGCGCGTTTCATCTCGCGCGGCGCGGCGCGAAAGTCATCGTGCTCGAAGCGGACTACGTCGCGCGTCATTCGTCGGGCGTGAATGCGGGTGGCGTGCGCACGCTCGGCCGTCCGTTACCCGAGATTCCGCTCGCGCTGATATCGCGTGAAATATGGCATCGCATGCGCGATCTGCTCGGCGACGACGGCGGCTTCGTTCCTTCCGGCCAGTTGAAGATCGCCGAGACGGACGACGAACTCGACGCTTGCCGGCAACGCGTGGCGCTGCTCGAATCGCACGGCTTCACGCACGAAAAGGTGATCGACCGCGAAGCCGTACTCGAACTCGAACCGGCGCTTGCACCGCACGTGACGGGCGGCATCTGGGTCGAGAGCGACGGCTTCGCGTTGCCCTATCGCACGACCACCGCGTTCCGGCTCGCCGCGCAGCGGCACGGCGCGCTTTTTCTGGAGGGCACGCCCGTGCGCCACATCGAACAGCGCGGCACGCGCTGGTTCGCGGTGACGCCGCGCGGCACGTTCAGCGCGGAGAAGTTGCTCGTCACCGCGGGCGCATGGTCCGGTGAACTCGCGCAGCAAGTGAACGAAACGGTGCCGGTGCATCCCGAAGGACTCATGCTGATGGTCACGCACCGGGTCGCGCCTTTTTGCCGTGCGACGCTCGGCGCGACCGGCAGGCCGCTGTCGTTCAAACAGTTCGACAACGGCACGGTGGTGATTGGCGGCAAACTGATCGGCATGGCCGATCTCGCGAACCGCCACGGCGAAGTCGATTTCGTGCGCCTCGTGCGCAGCGCGCAGACCGTGACGGATCTGTTTCCTCACCTCAAGCATCTTGGCGTGAATCGCGCGTGGGCGGGTGTCGAAGCGTTCACCGAAGACGAACTCCCGGTGATTTCCGCGAGCCGCAAGGCGGCGAATCTGTACTACTCGTTTGGCTATTGCGGCAGCGGCTTTCAACTGGGGCCGGGCTGCGGCAAGCTCGTCTCTGAACTGATCCTCGACGGCGCGCCGTCCCTGTCGCTCGACGCGTTCGCCATCGACCGCTTCGTCCGCCACGCGCCGACACCGGCGGTCGCGGCTTCGCCACTCGTCGCGCATTAATGCTTTCTGTTCTTTTCCGTTGCGCACCTGAACAGGCGTGCGCAACGGTTCTGTTCACGTTCACATGGAGAAAAATTCAATGACCGATATCGTTCGTCTCGAAACCAGCCAGCGTATGAGCCGCGTCGTCAAGGCCGCCGGACTCGTGTTCATCGGCGGCCAGACTTCCGCGGACCACACGCCCGACGTCAGGATTCAGACGGCGAAGGTACTGGAGAAAATCGACGGCTTCCTGGAGAAAGCCGGCATCGACAGAACGCGCCTCGTGTCGGCTCAGGTGTGGCTTGCCGACATTGGCCGCGACTTCGCCGGGATGAACGAGGTATGGGACGCCTGGGTTCCGGACGGCTGCGCACCGACGCGTGCGACCGTCGAGGCGAAACTGGCCGCGCCTGCACTGCTCGTCGAGATCGCCGTGGTAGCGCTTGGCTGAGAACGCGTTGCCGGTCGCGCCACCTGGCGCGACCGGGTTAGTTCGTGTTGCGTCGCTCTTCAACCGCGAGACCACCAGCCGTCCTGGATGGCTCATTCCCGTTACATGGAGGCCTGGGTCGCCTCGGACGGCGAAGCCATCAGCTTGTCCAGCGTAATGGGCAGATCGCGAATCCGCTTGCCCGTCGCGTTGAACACCGCGTTCGCGACCGCCGCCCCAACGCCCGTAATGCCGATCTCGCCGACGCCGCGGGCGCCCATCGGCGTGTGAGGATCGGCATCCGCGTTCCAGATGATGTCGATCTCGGGCACGTCGAGGTGAACAGGCACGTGGTAATCGGCGAGCGACGGGTTTATCACGCGGCCCGTTCTTTCGTCGAACTGGGTTTCTTCCATCAACGCCAGCCCGAGGCCCATCACGATACCGCCGCGAAACTGGCTGGCCGCCGTCTTGGCATTGATGATCCGCCCGCAATCGAACGAGCCGAGAAAACGGCTCACGCGAATCTCGCCGGTCACGACATTGACCCGCACCTCGCAGAACAACGCGCTGTGGCTGTGCATGGACCAGTGTTGCAACTCGACGGGCTTCGCGGCTTCGGCCTCGACCGTGACCTCGTTGCGCCCGGCGCGCTCGAGTATCGACGCGTAGCGCTCGAAGCGGCTCTCATCTTCGAGCGAGCACAGGCCGCCGTCGCGCGCACCCACTTCGTCTGCCGACAGGCCGGACAGAGGCGAATCGCTGCCGGCGAGCCGGAGCAATTCCTTGACGAGTTCGTAGCTGGCCGCCATCACGGAAGCGCCGATTGCCGCAGTCTGTTGCGAGCCGCCCGCCAGCACCACGCCCGGCAATGACGAATCGCCATATCGGAACTCGACATCGTCCATGTTCAGGCCGAGCCGTTCGGCCGCCACCTGGGTCTGCGCGGTCGACGTACCCATGCCCATCTCGTGCGCGGCGATCGAGACCGTTGCGCGCCCTTCCTGCGTCAACGTGATGCGCGCGGCGCCGCCCGGCATCCGGTAATAGGGATAGGTGCCGGTGGCACAGCCCATGCCGACGAGCCAGTCGCCATCGCGCTTCGTCCCGGGCTCGCCGCGCGCCGCCCAGCCGAATCGTTCACGACCGGCTTTCCACGCATCCACGATACCGCGTTGCGAAAACGGCAGGCCGGTTGTCGGATCGTTTTCCGGCTCATTGCGGATGCGCAATTCAATCGGGTCCATGCGCATCGCGTGCGCCAGTTCGTCGAGACCGGACTCCAGCCCGAAGGTGCCGACGGCCTCGCCCGGCGCGCGCATGAAGGTGTTGGCCGTCATGTTCATTTTCACGGTCTCGACGTCGAGCAGGAAGCTTCGCGAAGCGTACGCGCTCTTCGCCGGCAGGATGAACGGCTCCGGCATGTTGTTGTGCGGCGTCATGGCAACCGTGCCGGTGTGGATCAGCGCGTCGAGCGTTCCGTCGTCCTGCGCGCCGAGCGCCACGCGCTGTTCAGTGAGCGTGCGTCCGCCGACGATGCGGAACACGCCTTCCCGCGACAGCGTGATCCGCACGGGACGCTGCGCGAGCCTCGCGGCCGCCGCGGCCAGCAACTGGTGCTGCCACACCGTCTTCGAACCGAAACCGCCTCCCACATACGGCGACGTGACGTGCACATTTTTCTCGTCGATGCCGAACACTTGCGCAATGGTCCATGCCTCGTGGGCCACCGCCTGCACGGTGTCATGAATGCGCAGATGATCTCCGTCCCACGCCAGCGTTGCCGCATGCAGTTCGATCGGATTGTGATTGTGGCGAGGCGTCGTGTAGCGCACGTCGATCTTGTACGGCGCGCGAGCGAGCATCGCTTCGGCGTCCTTGATTTCGAGCTTGAGCGGCTCGCCCTGGAAAACACCCGTCTCCGAGCCGTTCGCCTTTGCGGCGGCCAGCGAGGTCACGCCGTCGCTCGCTGCTTCGTAGGTGACGTGAATCAGCGACTGCGCATGATCGGCCTGCTCCTGCGTGTGCGCGAGCACCAGTGCGACCGGTTGGCCGTTCCAGTGAATCTGGTCGTCCTGCATGATGGGCACGTCGTCGCCGCCGGCGGCCTTGGGCTGGCTCATGAACGGCGGCAACGGATTCAGCCGGGGCGCGTTCCGGTACGTCATCACCAGCACGACGCCTGGTGCGGCCTCGGCTGCGGCGGTATCGATCTCGACGATACGCCCGCGCGCAATGGACGAATATTTGAGCGCCGCGTAAGTCATGCCTTCGAGCGGAAACTCCGCGGCGAAGGTCGCGCGGCCGGATACCTTCAGCGGCCCGTCGAGCCGGCTCACCGATGCGCCGATCAGGCCGTGCTCACGGCGAATCAGCGGGTCCGGTTTGCCGCCGGGGATAAAACTGTCAGGGGCGAGAGCAATCGCCTTATTGAGCACCGCCTGCACGGCGTCTTTGATGATGGACATCAGCGGATCTCCTGAAGAGCCGTCAGTTTGACCAGCGTGTCGGTTATCACGCGCCGACCCAGTTCAATCTTGAAAGCGTTGTCGTGCAAACCACGAGCCGAATCCAGCTCCGCCGACGCCGCCGCACGAAAAGCCGCCTCTGTCGCCGGAGCGCCTGCCAGCGCCGCCTCGGCCGCGCTGGCGCGCCACGGCTTGTGCGCGACACCGCCTAACGCGATCCGCACCTGCTTCACGACGCCGTCCTGCACTTCCAGCGTAGCGGCCACAGAAATGAGCGCAAAGGCATAGGAAGCGCGGTCGCGCACCTTGCGATAGACCGAACGTCCCGGAATGGCGGGCGGCAGGCTCACGGCGGTAATCAGCTCGCCGGGTTCCAGCACCGTTTCGATCTGCGGCGTCTCGCCGGGCAGCACATGAAAATCGACCAGCGGGACGTCGCGCGCGCCGTTGCGGCCTTCGACCGTTACCACCGCGTCCAGCGCGGCAAGCGCCACGGCCATGTCCGACGGATGCGTTGCGACGCAGGCCGTGGAAGCGCCGAGGATAGCGTGCATGCGGTTGAAGCCGTCGATGGCGTCGCAGCCGGCACCCGGCGTGCGCTTGTTGCAGCGCGCCGTGTCATCGTAGAAATAGCCGCAACGGGTGCGCTGCAGGAGATTGCCGCCGACCGTGGCCATGTTGCGGATCTGCGCCGACGCTCCCGCGAGAATGGCCTCGGACAGCAGCGGGTAGCGTTCGCGAATGCGCCGGTCTGACGCGAGGGCGGTGTTCTTCACGCCAGCGCCGATGCGCAGGCCGCCATCGTCGGTCTCGTCGATCGAGCGCGCGAGGCCGGTGACATCGACCAGCATCACGGGATGCTCGATGGTCTCGCGCATCAGATCGACGAGGTTGGTGCCGCCGCCCAGATATTTCGCGCCAGGGCGATTGCCGAGCGTGAGCGCCGCTTGCGCGTCGGGCGCGCGTTCGTAGGTGAAGGCGTCCATTATGCGGCCTCGCGCTTGGCGGGCTCGGCGCCCGCTTTGCCGAACGTGTCCTGGATGGCATCGACGATGCCGTTGTATGCGCCGCAGCGGCACAGGTTGCCGCTCATGCGTTCGCGCAATTCCGTCTCTGTCAGCACGAACTCCTGCGCGGCCACGTCTTCGCTAACGTAGCTGGGCACACCGCACTTGAGTTCCTGCACCATGCCGACCGCCGAGCAGATCTGCCCCGGCGTACAGTAGCCGCACTGGAAACCGTCGTGCTCGACGAAAGCCGCCTGCAAGGGATGCAGCGCGTCCGGCTCGCCCAGCCCTTCGATGGTCGTAATCTCGCAGCCCTGATACTGGACAGCGAGCGCAAGACAACTATTGATTCGTGTGCCGTCCACCAATACGGTGCATGCGCCGCACGCGCCCTGATTACAGCCTTTCTTCGCGCCAAAAAGATGAAGCCGTTCGCGAATCAGATCGAGAAGCGAGGTCCTGGGGTCGACGTCCAGTTCGACCTCGCTGCCATTAATGACGAAATGCATGCTTGCTCCCGTTAGGTTCGGGCTTGCGCCGTGGAATGCCAGCCTGTCTGATCGATGGGCCGACGGAGTACGACTCGACTGTGCTGCGGTGCCAGCTTTTCGAAAGACGGAAAGGACCTGCAGGGTGGTCCGATGCTGGCCTACGGCTGGTCAGGCGAGCAATTCCCGGACCTTGAGCGGCGGCCGTCTTAGGGGTCTGTCAGACGGCGCGAATTTCCGCCACACCGTGAAGCGCAATCGGAACGATCAAGTCCTGTTGCAACGGAGCGACACGACGTCCTGTTTATAACTTCGCGTCGTATTCCGGAAATATCATTCAGCCCACTCGCGCGGATCGCTGTGGCGGGTTGAAAAGAAATCT includes:
- a CDS encoding NAD(P)/FAD-dependent oxidoreductase encodes the protein MAADFISETVDVVVVGAGPAGMSAATRTARAGLKTVLIDEQDAVGGQIYRGIGRADARRKEILGPDYAAGAAIADAFAASGARHLSGASVWQVTRERGVNYLKDGKIGSFDAQRVILASGALERPFPIPGWTLPGVLTAGAAQILLKSAGEVPAAPPILAGCGPLLYLLGWQYVRAGVPIRALVDTTRHEDRWRAKRHMLAALRAWPFLSKGLQLIRTLREAGVPMFEAADDLRVESRIGTDHVERAAALRFTTQGAAHRIEADVILLHQGVVPNTQFTQALRATHRWDNGQLCFTPKVDGWGELDVPGIFIAGDGAGIGGAQAAALQGMLAGLAAAAQLGAMPAAARDAEAAPHRRALADVMRIRPFLDSLYRPRDVNRIPHDETIVCRCEEVTAGDLRKFVALGCVGPNQAKSFGRCGMGPCQGRMCGLTVTEVIADARRVSPAEVGYYRIRPPIKPLTLGELAGE
- a CDS encoding FAD-binding oxidoreductase, which encodes MNDTTDTQEADVLVIGGGLHGTSSAFHLARRGAKVIVLEADYVARHSSGVNAGGVRTLGRPLPEIPLALISREIWHRMRDLLGDDGGFVPSGQLKIAETDDELDACRQRVALLESHGFTHEKVIDREAVLELEPALAPHVTGGIWVESDGFALPYRTTTAFRLAAQRHGALFLEGTPVRHIEQRGTRWFAVTPRGTFSAEKLLVTAGAWSGELAQQVNETVPVHPEGLMLMVTHRVAPFCRATLGATGRPLSFKQFDNGTVVIGGKLIGMADLANRHGEVDFVRLVRSAQTVTDLFPHLKHLGVNRAWAGVEAFTEDELPVISASRKAANLYYSFGYCGSGFQLGPGCGKLVSELILDGAPSLSLDAFAIDRFVRHAPTPAVAASPLVAH
- a CDS encoding RidA family protein, producing the protein MTDIVRLETSQRMSRVVKAAGLVFIGGQTSADHTPDVRIQTAKVLEKIDGFLEKAGIDRTRLVSAQVWLADIGRDFAGMNEVWDAWVPDGCAPTRATVEAKLAAPALLVEIAVVALG
- a CDS encoding xanthine dehydrogenase family protein molybdopterin-binding subunit; translated protein: MSIIKDAVQAVLNKAIALAPDSFIPGGKPDPLIRREHGLIGASVSRLDGPLKVSGRATFAAEFPLEGMTYAALKYSSIARGRIVEIDTAAAEAAPGVVLVMTYRNAPRLNPLPPFMSQPKAAGGDDVPIMQDDQIHWNGQPVALVLAHTQEQADHAQSLIHVTYEAASDGVTSLAAAKANGSETGVFQGEPLKLEIKDAEAMLARAPYKIDVRYTTPRHNHNPIELHAATLAWDGDHLRIHDTVQAVAHEAWTIAQVFGIDEKNVHVTSPYVGGGFGSKTVWQHQLLAAAAARLAQRPVRITLSREGVFRIVGGRTLTEQRVALGAQDDGTLDALIHTGTVAMTPHNNMPEPFILPAKSAYASRSFLLDVETVKMNMTANTFMRAPGEAVGTFGLESGLDELAHAMRMDPIELRIRNEPENDPTTGLPFSQRGIVDAWKAGRERFGWAARGEPGTKRDGDWLVGMGCATGTYPYYRMPGGAARITLTQEGRATVSIAAHEMGMGTSTAQTQVAAERLGLNMDDVEFRYGDSSLPGVVLAGGSQQTAAIGASVMAASYELVKELLRLAGSDSPLSGLSADEVGARDGGLCSLEDESRFERYASILERAGRNEVTVEAEAAKPVELQHWSMHSHSALFCEVRVNVVTGEIRVSRFLGSFDCGRIINAKTAASQFRGGIVMGLGLALMEETQFDERTGRVINPSLADYHVPVHLDVPEIDIIWNADADPHTPMGARGVGEIGITGVGAAVANAVFNATGKRIRDLPITLDKLMASPSEATQASM
- a CDS encoding xanthine dehydrogenase family protein subunit M, with translation MDAFTYERAPDAQAALTLGNRPGAKYLGGGTNLVDLMRETIEHPVMLVDVTGLARSIDETDDGGLRIGAGVKNTALASDRRIRERYPLLSEAILAGASAQIRNMATVGGNLLQRTRCGYFYDDTARCNKRTPGAGCDAIDGFNRMHAILGASTACVATHPSDMAVALAALDAVVTVEGRNGARDVPLVDFHVLPGETPQIETVLEPGELITAVSLPPAIPGRSVYRKVRDRASYAFALISVAATLEVQDGVVKQVRIALGGVAHKPWRASAAEAALAGAPATEAAFRAAASAELDSARGLHDNAFKIELGRRVITDTLVKLTALQEIR
- a CDS encoding 2Fe-2S iron-sulfur cluster-binding protein; amino-acid sequence: MHFVINGSEVELDVDPRTSLLDLIRERLHLFGAKKGCNQGACGACTVLVDGTRINSCLALAVQYQGCEITTIEGLGEPDALHPLQAAFVEHDGFQCGYCTPGQICSAVGMVQELKCGVPSYVSEDVAAQEFVLTETELRERMSGNLCRCGAYNGIVDAIQDTFGKAGAEPAKREAA